One Corynebacterium yudongzhengii DNA window includes the following coding sequences:
- a CDS encoding metallophosphoesterase, which produces MPSHAEEDLGSRFSLGVLPDTQFYARYGTEAAGDIFGSRYGSNPYDVQTQFFADNHAKLNMPFVTHLGDVVDEPEDDASWDVASNAMQRLEAADVDYSVLPGNHDLDMRGEASAFETYFPESRAAENETFGDAMFQRPTARSSSPNTTSSRPRGSNASSSRSASAPPTTP; this is translated from the coding sequence GTGCCCTCCCATGCGGAGGAGGACCTCGGCTCCCGCTTCAGCCTTGGCGTTCTGCCGGACACCCAGTTCTACGCCCGGTACGGAACCGAGGCCGCCGGCGACATCTTCGGGTCGCGCTACGGGTCGAACCCCTACGACGTGCAAACCCAGTTCTTCGCCGACAACCACGCGAAGCTGAACATGCCGTTTGTTACGCATCTCGGCGACGTCGTCGACGAGCCCGAGGACGACGCCAGCTGGGACGTCGCCTCCAACGCGATGCAGCGACTGGAGGCCGCGGACGTGGACTACTCCGTCCTGCCCGGCAACCATGACCTAGATATGCGGGGAGAGGCCTCCGCCTTCGAGACGTACTTCCCCGAGTCCCGCGCCGCAGAGAACGAGACGTTCGGGGACGCCATGTTTCAACGACCGACGGCCAGAAGCTCGAGTCCGAATACCACATCTTCGAGGCCGAGGGGCAGCAATGCCTCGTCCTCGCGCTCGGCTTCCGCGCCCCCGACGACACCCTAG
- a CDS encoding LamG-like jellyroll fold domain-containing protein — translation MFYSEDYGEHLWDRLIRKNDQIFLTLGGHHHGAGYHVSTNDAGNQVINILQDYQMAYLGGNGLGGLIQFDLSGNTLDMTAFSPWVQSKDRSQLTQFDELLPDGASDSYSIPLNFDERFAGFNEEWQPGEEDDPDYTAVLRDTVSEGYTPHQITEADRPRSTEDYAHVEGTAVHWRPGMAEFNGKRFGEGEAVPAGSVVPDVVKPQNMTRVPLKPGTTEEMVTYTKDKHPLSADAGSLRFDEPTSDLAVSYFETAADAAINSENFENGYTLEAFLKLDENFNGDDNGWSNALIRNASGTDIDAALDDGDPAQMLGASNLRELRWYALGENGEGFSNWTHEVPKGRWMHVAVVNDPADKSVTMYVDGAPMMRDGYGPVGMAGEAFSWLLGTSAWEGIKQDGWYGSIGEVRMVDHPIGPDQWLTARAATAPETGSSAEKVALWAVVGGLIAIIAVCLGGAFAPLAEQIREMLRR, via the coding sequence GTGTTCTACTCCGAGGACTACGGCGAGCACCTGTGGGACCGGTTGATCCGCAAAAACGACCAGATCTTCCTCACCCTCGGCGGCCACCACCACGGCGCCGGCTACCACGTGAGCACCAACGACGCCGGCAACCAGGTGATCAACATCCTGCAGGACTACCAGATGGCCTATCTCGGTGGAAACGGCCTCGGCGGCCTAATCCAGTTCGACCTGAGCGGTAACACGCTCGACATGACCGCGTTCTCCCCCTGGGTGCAGTCCAAAGACCGCTCCCAGCTGACCCAGTTCGACGAGCTCCTGCCCGACGGCGCCAGCGACAGCTACTCGATCCCGCTCAACTTCGATGAGCGCTTCGCGGGTTTCAACGAGGAGTGGCAGCCTGGCGAGGAAGACGACCCCGACTACACCGCTGTGCTGCGCGATACCGTGAGCGAGGGCTACACCCCACACCAGATCACCGAGGCCGACAGGCCGCGCTCCACCGAGGACTATGCCCACGTCGAGGGCACCGCCGTGCACTGGCGCCCCGGCATGGCCGAGTTCAACGGCAAGCGGTTCGGTGAGGGCGAGGCTGTGCCGGCCGGGTCGGTTGTGCCGGACGTCGTGAAGCCGCAAAACATGACGCGCGTGCCGCTGAAGCCGGGCACCACCGAGGAGATGGTGACCTACACGAAGGACAAGCACCCGTTGAGCGCGGACGCGGGCTCGCTGCGTTTCGACGAGCCGACGTCGGATCTGGCCGTCTCCTACTTCGAGACCGCCGCCGATGCCGCCATCAACTCGGAGAACTTCGAGAACGGTTACACGCTCGAGGCCTTCCTCAAACTCGACGAGAACTTCAACGGCGACGACAATGGCTGGTCCAATGCGCTCATCCGCAACGCGTCGGGTACCGACATCGACGCAGCGCTTGACGACGGCGACCCCGCCCAGATGCTCGGCGCCTCCAACCTGCGCGAACTGCGCTGGTACGCACTGGGCGAGAACGGGGAGGGCTTCTCCAACTGGACCCACGAGGTGCCCAAGGGCCGCTGGATGCACGTCGCCGTGGTCAACGACCCCGCCGATAAATCCGTGACCATGTATGTCGACGGCGCGCCCATGATGCGCGACGGTTATGGCCCGGTGGGCATGGCCGGGGAGGCCTTCTCCTGGTTGCTCGGCACCTCCGCGTGGGAGGGCATCAAGCAGGACGGCTGGTACGGCTCCATCGGCGAGGTCCGCATGGTGGACCACCCGATTGGCCCGGACCAGTGGCTGACCGCGCGGGCCGCCACGGCGCCAGAGACGGGATCCTCGGCGGAAAAGGTGGCTCTGTGGGCTGTGGTTGGTGGCCTCATCGCGATCATCGCCGTGTGCCTAGGCGGGGCGTTCGCCCCGCTCGCGGAGCAGATCAGGGAGATGCTGCGGCGCTAG